The following proteins are encoded in a genomic region of Alnus glutinosa chromosome 8, dhAlnGlut1.1, whole genome shotgun sequence:
- the LOC133874509 gene encoding zinc finger BED domain-containing protein DAYSLEEPER-like has protein sequence MAIAAILDPRFKLVFVRFCFPKIYQEAEATKNIEYVQRILKEIYDVYLHEHNLNLKEQDLASKSQESSSSNRSICAVDVEEDGVEIWESFLKSAETVLQLVKSELEMYLEEGVYIPNKNIEFNALDWWKANTLKYNVLSKVAKDILSTPITAETVQKLLCGVDWVISMYGLKKKCGDDQNEGEVEITLLEAI, from the exons ATGGCAATTGCGGCAATTTTGGATCCAAGGTTTAAGTTGGTATTCGTACGGTTTTGCTTTCCAAAGATTTATCAAGAGGCTGAAGCTACGAAGAATATTGAATATGTTCAAAGAATTTTGAAAGAGATATATGATGTGTATCTTCAtgaacataatttaaatctcaaggAACAAGATCTTGCAAGCAAAAGTCAAGAAAGCTCTTCAAGTAATCGTTCAATCTGTGCAGTTGATGTTGAGGAGGATGGTGTGGAAATTTGGGAGTCATTTCTGAAAAGTGCTGAAACGGTGCTTCAACTTGTGAAATCAGAATTAGAAATGTATCTCGAGGAGGGTGTATATATACCTAACAAGAACATTGAATTTAATGCCTTGGATTGGTGGAAAGCGAATACTCTTAAGTATAATGTTTTGTCTAAAGTGGCCAAAGATATTTTGTCAACACCGATTACAGCTGAGACAGTTCAGAAGTTGTTATGTGGGGTTGATTGGGTCATATCAATGTATGGGCTTAAAAAGAAGTGTGgg gATGATCAAAATGAAGGGGAAGTGGAGATAACTTTGCTAGAGGCAATTTGA
- the LOC133876176 gene encoding zinc finger BED domain-containing protein RICESLEEPER 2-like has product MKPIEEYENEDSLEISHSATVEATIELVQDTAINEDPNEKNVHKRKPRRKTSTVWNHFEQVEVCGVKKNQCKWCKSKFTISKSSWTSTLGRHLESCLKYVGSKKKQKVLSIEGNESAGVDIISNFQFDESKVSYMVVTCHFIDSEWRLNRRVLNFCNIPPPHSGLLIADALHKCFRDWGIESKVCSITVDNAKANDVALRHLRDVFNMRKSLVVVGKLFHVRYCAHITNLMVQDGLGEIGVIVDCVRDRIKFLVASEGRLKQFTETAKNLHLSSKKLFLDVPTCSNCTYLMLSAAYEFKDVFSMYGYNDRQFTWVPSHEDWDKVKSVCELLRVFNRVTKIVSGSDYPTSNLFLPEIWQMKEVLIKKCDDGNDYIISMAHQMKAKFDKY; this is encoded by the exons ATGAAGCCAATTGAAGAGTATGAGAATGAAGATTCTCTTGAAATTAGTCATAGTGCTACTGTTGAAGCAACCATTGAGTTGGTTCAAGATACTGCTATTAATGAGgatccaaatgaaaaaaatgtacATAAGAGAAAGCCTAGGAGGAAGACTTCTACTGTGTGGAATCATTTTGAGCAAGTTGAGGTCTgtggtgtaaaaaaaaatcaatgtaaatGGTGTAAGAGTAAATTCACCATATCAAAATCAAGTTGGACATCAACTTTAGGTAGACACTTGGAGTCGTGTTTGAAGTACGTTGGTtcaaaaaagaagcaaaaggttTTGTCAATTGAGGGTAATGAGTCTGCTGGTGTGGacattatttcaaattttcagtttGATGAAAGTAAG GTTTCTTATATGGTTGTGACATGTCATTTTATAGATTCTGAATGGCGGTTAAATAGGCGTGTATTGAACTTTTGTAATATTCCGCCTCCACACTCTGGACTTCTTATTGCTGATGCACTTCATAAATGTTTTAGAGATTGGGGTATAGAGAGTAAAGTTTGTTCAATCACTGTAGACAATGCTAAGGCAAATGATGTAGCATTGAGGCACTTAAGAGATGTTTTTAATATGAGAAAATCACTTGTAGTTGTGGGCAAGTTGTTTCATGTGCGTTATTGTGCACATATAACTAATTTGATGGTTCAGGATGGTCTTGGCGAGATTGGAGTTATTGTTGATTGTGTGAGGGACCGAATAAAATTCTTGGTAGCATCAGAGGGAAGATTAAAGCAATTTACTGAAACTGCAAAGAACTTGCATTTGTCATCTAAGAAGCTATTTTTGGACGTACCTACTTGTTCGAATTGTACATATTTGATGTTATCTGCTGCATATGAGTTTAAGGATGTATTTTCTATGTATGGATACAACGATCGTCAATTTACTTGGGTGCCATCGCATGAAGATTGGGATAAAGTTAAATCTGTTTGTGAACTTTTGAGAGTCTTCAACCGAGTAACCAAGATTGTATCTGGTAGTGACTATCCAACATCAAATTTATTCCTTCCTGAAATTTGGCAAATGAAAGAGGTTCTAATTAAGAAATGTGATGATGGAAATGACTACATTATATCTATGGCACATCAAATGAAAGCCAAGTTTGATAAATACTAG